Within the Microcoleus sp. bin38.metabat.b11b12b14.051 genome, the region CAATAAACCCGCCGAATAGAACCCGCCGAATGGAATTCCGATGCTCCAAAAACAAAGTCCGAGCTCAGAGGGACTGGAAGAATAGAATAGAATCTTAAAATATGCAATTAGATAAGATGCGACAGCGCGAACAAAGAACCGGATGGATATTAGTAGCACCAGCATTGATAATTTTGCTGCTAGTATTTGCTTACCCAATTTTGCGCGCGTTTTGGCTGAGTTTATTCACCCAAAATCTCGGTACTGAATTGAAACTGGTTTTTTCCGGTTTTGCTAACTACAGTCGAATATTAGGTGACGGGCGTTTCTGGCAAACTTTAAGCAATACCACAGTGTTTACTCTTGCCTCTGTTGTGCTGGAATTAATTCTCGGCATGGGCATTGCTTTAGTTTTAAATCAATCCTTCACGGGGCGCGGGATTGTCCGCACAATTTCCCTGCTGCCTTGGGCGCTGCCGACTGCGCTGATGGGTGTAGCTTGGGCGTGGATTTTTAACGATCAATACGGCGTAATTAACGATATTTTGCTCCGCTTGGGATTGATTCAAAAGAGCATTAGCTGGCTGGGAGATCCGACTTTGGCAATGATGGCTGTAATTACGGCTGATGTGTGGAAAACTACGCCGTTTGTTAGTTTGCTTTTGTTAGCCGGATTGCAATCAATTTCTGCGGATTTGTATGAAGCGCACGCTATTGACGGCGCGAGTAGTTGGCAGAGTTTCCGTCAAATTACCTTGCCGCTGCTGATGCCCCAAATTGTGATTGCTTTGCTGTTTCGATTTGCCCAAGCTTTCGGCATTTTCGACCTGATTCAGGTGATGACGGGAGGGGGGCCGGCGGGGGCGACGGAGACGGTTTCTATCTACATTTACAGCACGGTAATGAGGTATTTAGACTTTGGGTACGGGGCGGCTTTGGTGGTATGTACTTTTTTGCTGTTAGTGGCCGCAGTGGCGATCGCCAGTTACCTATTATCCAGAGCCCGCGCTAGTCAAATTTAGATTTGTCGCCCGCACACCCCAGAAACCGGGTTTCTTCGTAAATTTCTCGCGACTCGTCGAATAAACTCGCAGAAACCCGGTTTCTTGCCCCACGCACCCAAATCCCAGAAACCGGGTTTCTTCCTATATTTCTCGTAACTCGTCTAAAAACTCGTAGAAACCCGGTTTCTTGCCCCCTGCCCGGGCTCCCGTGCCCACGCTACAACGATCGCATATTCCAGAAACCGGGTTTCTTCGTATATTTCTCGTGACTCGTCTAAAAACTCGTAGAAACCCGGTTTCTCGCCCCACAATCGTATTTCTTGAAACTATTGTGGGGTGGGCATCTTGCCCGCCCCCAACAATCAATCTCAACACCGAACAATCCAGCCAAGTTCCTTTCATGGGTACAAATTATGTCGATCGCCCGCGAACAACCTACCACAAAACCCTTTAACATCCGGCAATTAATCTTACCCCTATCAGCGATACTAATTGTCGCATACTTCCTCGCGCCCATCATCTGGCAAGTGCTGACATCCTTCAAAGTAAACGCCGATATCTCAGCCATTCCCAACGTCTACATTCCCACCCGAATTACGTTTGAGCATTACCTGTCATTGTTCCAGCGCCGCCCATTTGCACTTTACATCTTAAATAGCGCTTTTGTTTCCATCACTTCCACATTGCTGTGTTTAGCCGTAGGAGCACCCGCCGCTTACGCTTTAGCCAGGTTGCGGCTGTGGGGCGAGAGAATTATTTTAGCAACTGTGACAATTGTGACCCTATTTCCGGCAGTGTTGCTATTTTTGGGACTCCTGGAAATTGTCAAGGCTTTGGATTTAGGAAATAATTATTTAGCCTTAATAATTCCCTACACCGCCATCAATCTACCACTGACAATTTTGGTAATGCGGAGTTTCTTTCAACAATTACCAAAAGACTTAGAAGATGCAGCCAAAGTTGACGGATATAACACCTTTCAAATGCTGTGGCAAATCGTGCTGCCGATGACATTTCCCGCCCTAGTCACAACCGGAATTTTGACATTTATTTCAGCTTGGAACGAGTTTATATTTGCACTGACATTTATGACTCGCGAATCTCTCAAAACAATTCCCGTAGCCACAGCTCAACTCAGCGGCGCCTCAGTCTTTGAGATTCCCTACGGCCCGATCGCAGCAGCCACCGTTTTAGGAACATTACCCTTAGTTTTTCTAGTTTTAGTATTCCAGCGGCGCATAGTTCAAGGTTTAACTGCCGGGGCAGTCAAGGGATAATTTGTAACTTTAAATAATCCTAGCATCCTAAACACTTCCTTCTTGATTCTTGCTTCCTTCTTGATTCTTGATTCTTGATTCTTGCTTCCTTCTTGATTCTTGATTCTTGATTCTTGATTCTTCCTTCCTTCTTCCTTCTTCCTTCTTCCTTCTTCCTTCTTCCTTCTTCCTTCTTCCTTCTTCCTTCTTCCTTCTTCCTTCTTCCTTCTTCCTTCTTCCTTCTTCCTTCTTCCTTCTTCCTTCTTCCTTCTTATAAAAATCATGTCAAAACTGCAACTAAAAAACCTCAATAAAACCTACAGCCCC harbors:
- a CDS encoding carbohydrate ABC transporter permease — protein: MQLDKMRQREQRTGWILVAPALIILLLVFAYPILRAFWLSLFTQNLGTELKLVFSGFANYSRILGDGRFWQTLSNTTVFTLASVVLELILGMGIALVLNQSFTGRGIVRTISLLPWALPTALMGVAWAWIFNDQYGVINDILLRLGLIQKSISWLGDPTLAMMAVITADVWKTTPFVSLLLLAGLQSISADLYEAHAIDGASSWQSFRQITLPLLMPQIVIALLFRFAQAFGIFDLIQVMTGGGPAGATETVSIYIYSTVMRYLDFGYGAALVVCTFLLLVAAVAIASYLLSRARASQI
- a CDS encoding carbohydrate ABC transporter permease; protein product: MSIAREQPTTKPFNIRQLILPLSAILIVAYFLAPIIWQVLTSFKVNADISAIPNVYIPTRITFEHYLSLFQRRPFALYILNSAFVSITSTLLCLAVGAPAAYALARLRLWGERIILATVTIVTLFPAVLLFLGLLEIVKALDLGNNYLALIIPYTAINLPLTILVMRSFFQQLPKDLEDAAKVDGYNTFQMLWQIVLPMTFPALVTTGILTFISAWNEFIFALTFMTRESLKTIPVATAQLSGASVFEIPYGPIAAATVLGTLPLVFLVLVFQRRIVQGLTAGAVKG